One window from the genome of Flavobacterium agricola encodes:
- the gpmI gene encoding 2,3-bisphosphoglycerate-independent phosphoglycerate mutase, with the protein MNKKVLLMILDGWGKSPDPKVSAVDQAKTPFIDHLYTKYPNAQLRTDGLHVGLPEGQMGNSEVGHMNLGAGRIVYQDLAKINIAVANGTLANEPEIQKAFNYAKANNKAVHILGLVSDGGVHSHINHLYGLLDAAKASELNNVFIHAFTDGRDVDPKSGAQHIENLINYTQKSTGKLATVTGRYYAMDRDKRWERVKKAYDALVNSIGNFSTDAVKSIKDSYEQNITDEFIEPIILTDEQLVPIATIKEDDVVLFFNFRTDRGRQLTEVLTQDDKPEFGMHTIPLYFVTLTNYDENYNNIKVVYNKDNITKTLGEVIADAGKKQIRIAETEKYPHVTFFFSGGQEEAFEGESRILCPSPKVATYDLKPEMSAYDLTEALVTELEKESADFICLNFANGDMVGHTGSMEAAIKACEVVDKCVEKVITTALAHNYSTLVIADHGNCETMINPDGTPNTAHTTNPVPFILVDDAQIAIKNGVLGNIAPTILDLMGIKQPEEMTQKSLLIK; encoded by the coding sequence ATGAATAAAAAAGTACTATTAATGATTTTAGATGGCTGGGGAAAATCGCCAGATCCAAAAGTTTCGGCGGTTGATCAAGCTAAAACCCCTTTCATCGATCATTTATACACAAAATATCCAAACGCACAACTTAGAACCGATGGTTTACATGTAGGTTTACCCGAAGGACAAATGGGAAATTCTGAAGTTGGACATATGAATTTAGGTGCTGGTAGAATTGTTTACCAAGATTTAGCCAAAATAAACATTGCGGTTGCAAACGGAACATTGGCTAACGAACCCGAAATTCAAAAAGCATTTAACTACGCCAAAGCTAATAACAAAGCGGTTCATATTTTAGGTTTAGTTTCAGACGGCGGCGTACATTCGCACATCAATCACTTATACGGATTATTAGATGCTGCAAAAGCAAGTGAATTAAACAATGTTTTTATTCATGCTTTTACAGACGGACGTGATGTTGATCCAAAATCGGGCGCACAACACATAGAGAACTTAATTAATTACACCCAAAAATCAACCGGAAAATTAGCTACCGTTACCGGACGTTATTACGCTATGGACCGTGACAAACGTTGGGAACGTGTTAAAAAAGCATACGATGCCTTAGTAAACAGCATAGGTAATTTTAGCACCGATGCGGTTAAAAGCATTAAAGACAGCTACGAACAAAATATTACGGATGAATTTATTGAACCTATTATTTTAACCGACGAACAGCTTGTTCCGATTGCTACAATAAAAGAAGATGATGTAGTTTTATTTTTTAACTTCAGAACCGATCGCGGCAGACAATTAACCGAGGTTTTAACGCAAGATGATAAGCCTGAATTTGGCATGCACACCATTCCGCTTTATTTTGTTACCTTAACCAATTACGACGAAAATTATAATAACATAAAAGTTGTTTATAACAAAGATAATATTACCAAAACCTTAGGTGAGGTAATCGCAGATGCGGGTAAAAAACAGATTCGAATTGCCGAAACAGAAAAATACCCGCACGTAACCTTTTTCTTTTCTGGCGGACAAGAAGAAGCTTTTGAAGGAGAAAGCCGCATTTTATGCCCGTCTCCCAAAGTTGCGACGTACGATTTAAAACCTGAAATGAGCGCGTACGATTTAACAGAAGCTTTAGTTACAGAATTAGAAAAAGAATCGGCCGATTTTATTTGTTTAAATTTTGCCAACGGCGATATGGTTGGCCATACCGGAAGCATGGAAGCTGCAATTAAAGCATGTGAAGTTGTTGATAAATGTGTAGAAAAAGTAATTACAACCGCTTTAGCACATAATTACAGTACTTTAGTAATTGCAGATCATGGCAATTGCGAAACCATGATAAACCCAGATGGAACTCCAAATACAGCACATACTACCAATCCGGTACCTTTTATTTTGGTAGACGATGCGCAAATTGCTATTAAAAACGGTGTTCTTGGAAATATTGCACCAACCATTTTAGATTTAATGGGAATTAAACAGCCCGAAGAAATGACACAGAAATCGTTACTAATAAAATAA
- a CDS encoding SRPBCC family protein, giving the protein MLADPIKIEDTINASIEKVWSALTNPDEMAQWYFDVPKFDAEEGFQIHFTSCDYLHRWVVTKVVPHHLIEYKWLYPDYPGESFLTIELLYINEYSTKVVLTHSGVESFPQDKPDFTRESFEKGWTEIFKNLHEYVDETVG; this is encoded by the coding sequence ATGTTAGCAGATCCAATAAAAATTGAAGACACAATTAATGCATCTATCGAAAAAGTTTGGAGCGCTCTTACAAACCCTGACGAAATGGCTCAATGGTATTTTGACGTACCTAAATTTGATGCCGAAGAAGGGTTTCAAATTCACTTTACTAGCTGTGATTACCTGCATCGTTGGGTAGTTACAAAAGTAGTGCCGCATCATTTAATTGAATATAAATGGTTGTACCCTGATTATCCAGGAGAATCGTTTTTAACAATTGAACTACTTTATATTAACGAGTATTCTACAAAAGTAGTTTTAACACACTCGGGGGTAGAAAGTTTTCCGCAGGACAAGCCCGATTTTACAAGAGAAAGCTTTGAAAAAGGATGGACAGAAATATTTAAAAATTTACACGAATATGTTGACGAAACAGTAGGCTAA
- the galE gene encoding UDP-glucose 4-epimerase GalE has protein sequence MQILVTGGLGFIGSHTVVELQNKGFDVVVIDNLSNASIHVLDGITAITGKKPEFYNIDLRDKDLVFDFFNQNPDIEGVIHFAASKAVGESVKNPLLYYENNLNSLVYLLQNLQDKARANFIFSSSCTVYGQAAQMPITENAPIQPALSPYGNTKQIGEEIITDTANVTNIHAILLRYFNPIGSHPSVQIGELPNGVPQNLVPFITQTAIGLREQLSVYGDDYDTADGTCIRDYIHVVDLAKAHVVALERLVHKKNTEKVEIFNVGTGTGSSVLEVISAFEEVSGKKLNYKIVERREGDVTEAYANTDKVHSVLGWKAESTLKQAMESAWLWEQKIRSK, from the coding sequence ATGCAAATATTAGTTACCGGTGGGTTAGGTTTTATTGGCTCGCATACGGTTGTTGAACTTCAGAACAAAGGCTTCGATGTTGTAGTTATTGATAACCTTTCCAACGCATCTATTCATGTTTTAGACGGAATTACTGCCATAACAGGCAAAAAGCCTGAATTTTACAATATTGATTTACGCGACAAAGATTTAGTTTTTGACTTTTTTAATCAAAATCCAGATATTGAGGGGGTTATTCATTTTGCAGCTTCTAAGGCGGTTGGCGAAAGTGTTAAGAATCCGTTGTTGTATTATGAAAATAATTTAAACAGCTTGGTTTACTTGTTGCAAAATTTGCAAGATAAGGCTCGTGCCAATTTTATTTTTAGTTCTTCTTGTACCGTTTACGGGCAAGCGGCACAAATGCCAATTACTGAAAATGCACCTATTCAACCTGCATTATCCCCGTACGGAAATACCAAACAAATAGGAGAAGAAATTATTACTGATACAGCCAATGTAACCAACATTCATGCAATTTTATTGCGTTATTTTAATCCAATAGGTTCACATCCTTCGGTTCAAATTGGTGAATTGCCAAACGGTGTGCCACAAAATTTAGTACCGTTTATTACGCAAACGGCTATCGGATTGCGTGAGCAACTTTCTGTTTACGGTGATGATTACGATACCGCAGATGGAACTTGTATTCGCGATTATATTCATGTAGTAGATTTAGCTAAAGCGCATGTTGTTGCTTTAGAGCGTTTGGTTCATAAAAAAAATACAGAAAAAGTGGAGATTTTTAATGTAGGAACCGGAACCGGATCTTCGGTTTTAGAAGTTATTTCGGCTTTTGAAGAGGTTTCTGGTAAAAAGCTAAACTATAAAATTGTTGAACGCCGTGAAGGCGATGTAACCGAAGCTTATGCAAATACAGATAAAGTACATTCTGTTTTAGGATGGAAAGCAGAAAGCACGTTAAAACAAGCGATGGAAAGTGCTTGGTTGTGGGAACAAAAAATTCGATCAAAATAA
- a CDS encoding L,D-transpeptidase family protein, which produces MKKSFIALLVLLGFVSCKKEIKSPIELITEIFKTESPVALDSTQLKTKYPTVFDFYKNNNFKTVWFEKNNRKAFIDFVKQLDEDGLNPIDYNLEIIQSVQKPFDSLSEAELMDLDAQLTAGFIKAANHLHNGKINPNTFYSDWEIKQTNTQADKLLNQALKKQKIAFVLDSLRPKNRIYARLRESLKAYKNQNTDTTKAINQKIVADKKIVLEDSTSAILAIKNRLAYLNFYQNSDSLSAVYTTDLEDAVKAFQKTHNLTPDGIIGSSTIKALNHNKDYRKKQIIANLERFRWYPDSLGTNYVMVNIPEFRLWFVQDGDTVVTKKIIVGKEARKTAILSSKFSDIVFNPTWTVPPTILKKDLTPAASKDLSYFSRNKIKIYKDGAVVDPEDWNPKHASQYRYVQDPGSHNSLGLIKFNFPNNHAVYLHDTNHKSGFGRDGRDLSSGCIRVNEPFDLATIIFEVDGNKNMTKAKMDELIAEGKTKSIRVKNPIYVHQFYWTVSLNENNEIQFNEDIYNLDIALYQALQI; this is translated from the coding sequence ATGAAGAAAAGTTTTATAGCCTTACTTGTACTTTTAGGTTTTGTTTCGTGTAAAAAGGAAATAAAAAGCCCAATCGAGCTAATTACAGAAATTTTTAAGACAGAAAGTCCAGTTGCACTTGATTCTACGCAACTAAAAACAAAATACCCAACGGTTTTCGATTTTTATAAAAACAACAACTTTAAAACGGTTTGGTTTGAAAAAAACAATCGTAAAGCTTTTATTGACTTTGTAAAACAATTGGACGAAGATGGTTTAAACCCGATAGATTATAATTTAGAAATAATTCAGTCTGTTCAAAAACCTTTTGATTCTTTAAGCGAAGCTGAATTAATGGATTTAGATGCCCAATTAACTGCTGGCTTTATAAAAGCTGCCAATCATTTACATAATGGCAAAATAAACCCAAATACGTTTTATAGCGATTGGGAAATAAAACAGACCAATACCCAAGCAGATAAATTGCTAAATCAGGCATTAAAAAAACAAAAAATTGCTTTTGTTTTAGATAGCTTACGCCCTAAAAACAGAATTTATGCTCGTTTACGCGAAAGTCTAAAAGCGTACAAAAACCAGAATACAGATACAACAAAAGCCATAAATCAAAAAATTGTAGCAGATAAAAAAATCGTATTAGAAGATTCTACCTCAGCAATTTTGGCTATTAAAAACAGATTGGCTTATTTAAATTTTTATCAAAACTCAGATTCCTTATCAGCTGTTTATACAACTGATTTAGAAGATGCAGTTAAAGCTTTTCAAAAAACACATAATCTTACACCAGACGGCATTATTGGTAGCAGTACCATAAAAGCACTAAATCACAATAAAGATTATCGCAAAAAGCAAATTATTGCCAATTTAGAACGTTTTAGATGGTACCCAGATAGCTTAGGCACCAATTACGTTATGGTAAATATACCAGAATTTAGATTGTGGTTTGTTCAAGACGGAGATACCGTTGTTACCAAAAAAATTATTGTAGGAAAAGAAGCGAGAAAAACAGCTATTTTATCATCAAAATTCAGTGATATTGTTTTTAATCCAACTTGGACAGTACCACCAACAATTTTAAAGAAAGATTTAACCCCAGCTGCAAGTAAAGATTTAAGTTATTTTAGTCGAAATAAGATTAAAATTTATAAAGATGGTGCTGTAGTTGATCCGGAAGATTGGAATCCAAAACATGCTTCGCAGTACCGTTATGTACAAGATCCGGGCAGTCACAATTCTTTAGGATTAATTAAATTTAACTTTCCTAATAACCATGCCGTTTATTTACACGATACAAATCATAAAAGTGGATTTGGACGCGATGGCAGAGATTTAAGTTCAGGATGTATTCGTGTTAATGAACCTTTTGATTTAGCAACAATAATTTTTGAAGTTGATGGTAACAAAAACATGACCAAAGCAAAAATGGACGAACTCATTGCTGAAGGAAAAACAAAAAGTATTCGAGTTAAAAACCCGATATATGTGCATCAATTTTATTGGACGGTTTCTTTAAACGAAAATAACGAAATACAATTTAACGAAGATATTTACAATTTAGATATAGCCCTTTACCAAGCCTTGCAAATTTAA
- a CDS encoding DegT/DnrJ/EryC1/StrS family aminotransferase, with translation MKKLQMVDLKSQYDQIKDTVNQSIQEILDTTAYINGPQVHQFQKELETYLGAKHVIPCANGTDALQIAMMGLGLQPGDEVITADFTFAATVEVIGLLQLTPVLVDVYPDTMNINIEAIEKAITPKTKAIVPVHLFGRAANMDAIMALAKKHNLYVIEDNAQAIGANYTQADGTKHKVGTIGHVGATSFFPSKNLGCYGDGGAIFTNDDKLAHIIRGIVNHGMYERYHHDVIGVNSRLDSIQAAVLNAKLPLLNDYNAARRLAAKKYNDAFAGCEHIITPSFDEAGDDHVFHQYVIRITNGKRNELLAHLQGLQIPCAIYYPIPLHSQKAYADARYNEADFPVTNQLVKEVIALPMHTELEDDQIAYITSTILEFLK, from the coding sequence ATGAAAAAACTACAAATGGTTGACTTAAAGAGTCAATATGATCAAATAAAAGATACGGTTAATCAATCTATTCAAGAAATTTTAGATACAACGGCTTATATAAACGGTCCGCAAGTACATCAATTTCAAAAAGAATTAGAAACCTATTTAGGTGCGAAACACGTAATTCCTTGTGCAAACGGAACCGATGCGTTACAAATTGCTATGATGGGATTAGGTTTACAACCCGGTGATGAAGTAATTACTGCCGATTTTACTTTTGCTGCAACGGTTGAGGTAATTGGTTTATTACAACTTACTCCAGTTTTGGTTGATGTTTATCCTGATACGATGAATATTAATATCGAAGCTATAGAAAAAGCAATTACGCCAAAAACAAAAGCTATTGTTCCGGTACATTTATTTGGCCGTGCAGCTAATATGGATGCAATTATGGCTTTGGCTAAAAAACATAATTTGTATGTAATTGAAGATAATGCACAAGCAATTGGAGCAAATTACACCCAAGCAGACGGTACAAAACATAAAGTTGGTACCATTGGGCATGTTGGTGCAACATCTTTCTTCCCTTCTAAAAACTTAGGTTGTTATGGTGATGGTGGAGCAATTTTTACAAATGATGACAAGCTAGCGCATATTATTCGTGGAATTGTAAATCACGGTATGTACGAGCGTTATCACCACGATGTAATTGGGGTAAATTCGCGTTTAGATTCAATTCAAGCTGCGGTTTTAAATGCAAAATTACCGTTGTTGAATGATTACAATGCAGCACGTCGCTTAGCAGCTAAAAAGTACAACGATGCATTTGCAGGTTGCGAACATATTATTACACCAAGTTTTGATGAAGCTGGTGACGACCACGTTTTTCACCAATATGTAATTCGAATTACAAACGGAAAACGCAACGAGCTTTTAGCACATTTACAAGGTTTACAAATTCCTTGTGCTATTTATTATCCAATTCCTTTGCACTCGCAAAAAGCTTATGCTGATGCGCGTTATAATGAAGCTGATTTTCCGGTTACCAATCAATTGGTGAAAGAAGTTATTGCTTTACCAATGCATACGGAGTTAGAAGACGATCAAATAGCTTATATAACTTCTACAATTTTAGAATTTTTAAAATAA
- a CDS encoding ribosomal maturation YjgA family protein, with product MFVQDKWLRPYGGDVIAIVFVYYLLRSFLNIASNKLAFAALAVGFMIELAQYFNIVQLLQIQHIKWLRILIGNSFSWADLLCYVLGYLLIRYVIPQRYK from the coding sequence TTGTTTGTTCAAGACAAATGGTTAAGGCCTTATGGAGGCGATGTTATTGCTATTGTTTTTGTGTATTATTTATTACGCAGTTTTTTAAACATAGCAAGTAATAAATTAGCATTTGCTGCTTTGGCTGTTGGTTTTATGATTGAGCTTGCCCAATATTTTAATATTGTACAGCTTTTACAAATACAACATATTAAATGGTTACGAATTTTAATAGGAAATTCTTTTTCTTGGGCTGATTTACTTTGTTATGTTTTGGGTTATTTACTAATTAGATATGTAATACCGCAACGCTATAAATAA
- the pepE gene encoding dipeptidase PepE: MKKMIIASTSTLYNGSYLEYLLPTLSEFFKDVKTITFVPYAQPDGISLDAYTAKAAQAFEKIGKKVIGVHTFDNPADGIEQAEAIFTGGGNTFLLVSKLYQYKLMQAIEKVVKSGTPYLGTSAGSNICGLTMGTTNDMPIIYPPSFQTLALVPFNLNPHYLDPIADSTHMGETRETRIQEFHTINPQPVVGLREGSWLEVVDETITLKGELTARIFRKNTTPEEWPTNADLSFLK; encoded by the coding sequence ATGAAAAAAATGATCATTGCGAGCACCTCAACTTTATACAACGGCTCGTATTTAGAATATTTATTACCTACGCTTTCTGAGTTTTTTAAAGATGTAAAAACCATAACTTTTGTTCCGTACGCGCAACCTGACGGCATTTCTTTAGATGCATATACAGCAAAAGCGGCGCAAGCCTTTGAAAAGATTGGTAAAAAAGTTATCGGCGTACATACATTTGATAATCCTGCAGATGGAATTGAACAAGCTGAAGCTATTTTTACTGGTGGCGGAAATACCTTTTTATTGGTTAGTAAACTTTATCAATATAAATTAATGCAAGCCATAGAAAAGGTGGTAAAAAGCGGAACTCCATATTTAGGAACCTCAGCCGGAAGTAATATTTGTGGGCTAACTATGGGCACAACTAATGATATGCCAATTATTTACCCACCTAGTTTTCAAACCTTAGCTTTAGTACCTTTTAACCTAAATCCGCATTATTTAGATCCTATTGCTGATTCAACGCATATGGGTGAAACTCGCGAAACTAGAATTCAGGAATTTCATACTATAAATCCTCAACCGGTTGTAGGTTTACGAGAAGGCAGCTGGTTAGAAGTTGTTGACGAAACTATTACATTAAAAGGAGAATTAACTGCACGTATTTTTAGAAAAAATACGACTCCAGAAGAATGGCCTACAAATGCTGATTTATCATTTTTAAAATAA
- a CDS encoding Sec-independent protein translocase subunit TatA/TatB: MFGIGGSEIFFIIIIALMLFGSKNIPDIARTLGKGFAQLRHATNEIKNEITKSAEENGLGDLKEMNPLNDLKDINPINDIKESLNPLNDIDLTSDVQKEIDQAKEDIEQMTGPIKRQR, translated from the coding sequence ATGTTTGGAATAGGTGGATCAGAAATATTTTTTATTATTATTATAGCTTTAATGTTATTTGGCTCTAAAAACATTCCCGATATTGCCCGAACTTTAGGTAAAGGTTTTGCGCAGTTGCGCCACGCAACTAACGAAATAAAAAATGAAATTACCAAAAGTGCTGAAGAAAACGGTTTGGGAGATTTGAAAGAAATGAATCCGTTAAACGATTTAAAAGATATTAACCCAATAAATGATATTAAAGAAAGTTTAAACCCATTAAACGATATTGATTTAACCAGTGATGTTCAGAAAGAAATAGATCAGGCAAAAGAAGATATTGAACAAATGACAGGCCCAATTAAAAGACAGCGCTAA
- a CDS encoding murein L,D-transpeptidase catalytic domain family protein, with protein MKKPFPVFPLFLFVLLICFSFTSNYFSNAIDATFATSKKAEAIAKPQTFVADAPISIVDYASENAYDSIAFEPDNKPSLLCFNKAFTAYKKLVQKDAVANPILTIVDLSLSSNQKRMWVIDMEIFEVVMHLLVSHGMNSGDEFATKFSNKTNSFQSSLGAFLTGEIYEGKNGTSMRLDGLNPKLNGLARQRGIVVHGADYVSPNFIANNGRLGRSQGCPAVETEINLELIKKIQSQSVFFIYHNSLETLTAAQHLNTLNLQGLVKGYI; from the coding sequence ATGAAAAAGCCATTCCCCGTTTTCCCTTTGTTTTTATTTGTTTTATTGATTTGCTTTAGCTTTACATCAAATTACTTTTCGAACGCAATCGATGCAACATTTGCTACAAGTAAAAAAGCAGAAGCTATAGCTAAACCACAAACTTTTGTAGCCGATGCGCCAATATCAATTGTAGATTACGCTTCAGAAAATGCTTATGACAGCATTGCTTTTGAACCCGATAATAAACCCAGCTTATTGTGCTTTAACAAGGCGTTTACTGCCTATAAAAAGTTAGTGCAAAAAGATGCAGTAGCTAATCCTATTTTAACCATTGTCGATTTATCTTTATCATCTAACCAAAAAAGAATGTGGGTGATTGATATGGAAATTTTTGAGGTTGTTATGCACTTGTTGGTTTCGCACGGAATGAATAGCGGCGATGAATTTGCTACCAAATTTTCTAACAAAACCAATTCTTTTCAGAGCAGTTTAGGCGCATTTTTAACGGGCGAAATTTATGAGGGTAAAAACGGAACTTCTATGCGTTTAGATGGCTTAAACCCTAAGTTGAATGGTTTAGCGCGTCAGCGTGGTATTGTTGTACATGGTGCCGATTATGTTTCGCCCAACTTTATTGCAAATAATGGTAGGTTAGGGCGAAGCCAAGGTTGCCCAGCTGTAGAAACTGAAATTAATTTAGAATTAATTAAAAAAATTCAGAGTCAGTCGGTATTTTTTATTTACCACAATTCGTTAGAAACGCTTACTGCTGCACAGCATTTAAATACATTAAATTTGCAAGGCTTGGTAAAGGGCTATATCTAA
- a CDS encoding GNAT family N-acetyltransferase, protein MKTEFKAIETKDISTLVKFMTDFYAIDGYPINNKVTENNFKTFISNPNLGQCFLILHNNQPAGYVLLNYLFSFEFGGLIAFLDELYIDANFQGKGLGKLAVTFAQEFAQKKDFKILYLEVELHNERAIELYKKLDFKTHHRNLMIWKNPNA, encoded by the coding sequence ATGAAAACCGAATTTAAAGCAATTGAAACCAAAGACATTTCTACCTTAGTAAAGTTTATGACAGATTTTTATGCCATTGATGGCTATCCGATAAACAATAAGGTTACAGAAAATAATTTTAAAACTTTTATTTCTAACCCCAACTTAGGGCAATGCTTTTTAATACTACACAATAACCAACCTGCCGGTTACGTGCTGTTAAATTATTTATTTAGCTTTGAATTTGGTGGATTAATTGCTTTTTTAGACGAGCTTTATATTGATGCTAACTTTCAGGGCAAAGGTTTAGGTAAATTAGCCGTAACCTTTGCGCAAGAATTTGCTCAGAAAAAAGATTTTAAAATTTTATATTTAGAAGTTGAATTGCACAATGAACGTGCTATTGAATTGTATAAAAAATTAGATTTTAAAACGCATCACAGAAACTTAATGATCTGGAAAAACCCAAACGCTTAA